One window from the genome of Phycisphaerae bacterium encodes:
- the xerC gene encoding tyrosine recombinase XerC, whose product MSGSELINEFIDYLRFEKHFSNYTARCYGADLRQFVETTIQDGATGQAAAEPRGADGQVATMVQSGVREKLLAVGPDDIRRFLAYLHEQNYSRSSTARKLATLRSFYKFLVRRGYLGVNPVAAIRTPKQERRLPKCLSYEQIQKLLETPNADELLGSRDRAMLETIYSTGVRVSELVSLNVSDVDFLGGMLHIKGKGSRERLTPIGHAAMLAVKKYLQMRQQQAQQGQAQDGQALFVNKHGQRLSTRSVRRKLDKYLIQAGLDPTISPHTLRHSFATHLLNNGADLRSVQELLGHQSISTTQIYTHLTTEKLKESYEKAHPRSNEQAWEEEQSKRESEDNWSSAGSNGSFEHPSGGQPYPN is encoded by the coding sequence ATGAGCGGAAGCGAACTGATCAACGAATTCATCGACTACCTGAGATTCGAAAAGCACTTCTCCAACTACACCGCCCGGTGCTACGGAGCCGACCTTCGCCAGTTCGTGGAGACCACGATCCAGGACGGCGCGACGGGTCAGGCCGCCGCGGAACCGCGCGGCGCGGACGGGCAGGTGGCCACCATGGTCCAGTCCGGCGTTCGCGAGAAGCTGCTGGCCGTCGGACCGGATGACATCCGCCGGTTCCTGGCCTACCTGCACGAGCAGAACTACTCGCGGTCGAGCACGGCCCGCAAGCTGGCCACGCTGCGGTCGTTCTACAAGTTCCTGGTCCGCCGCGGATATCTGGGAGTCAACCCGGTCGCCGCGATCCGGACGCCCAAGCAGGAGCGCCGGCTGCCCAAGTGCCTCAGCTATGAGCAGATCCAGAAACTGCTCGAGACGCCCAACGCCGACGAGCTTCTCGGGTCGCGGGACCGCGCGATGCTCGAAACGATCTACTCGACCGGCGTCCGCGTCAGTGAGCTGGTCTCGCTGAACGTCAGCGACGTCGATTTCCTGGGCGGCATGCTCCACATCAAGGGCAAGGGCAGCCGCGAGCGCCTCACGCCCATCGGCCACGCCGCCATGCTCGCGGTCAAGAAGTACCTCCAGATGCGCCAGCAGCAGGCCCAGCAGGGACAGGCCCAGGACGGCCAGGCCCTGTTCGTCAACAAGCACGGCCAGCGGCTCAGCACCCGAAGCGTCCGCCGCAAACTCGACAAGTACCTGATCCAGGCGGGCCTGGACCCGACCATCTCGCCGCACACCCTGCGGCACAGCTTCGCCACGCATCTGCTGAACAATGGGGCCGATCTGCGGAGCGTCCAGGAACTGCTGGGCCACCAGTCGATCTCCACCACGCAGATCTACACCCACCTGACCACCGAAAAACTCAAGGAAAGTTACGAAAAGGCCCATCCGCGGAGCAACGAGCAGGCCTGGGAGGAAGAGCAGTCGAAGCGGGAAAGTGAGGATAACTGGTCGTCCGCCGGCAGCAACGGGAGCTTCGAGCATCCCAGCGGCGGTCAGCCGTATCCCAACTGA
- a CDS encoding MFS transporter yields the protein MMRRVEDQYQMGLIAPHEQVVLGHFRRNVAAVVGVDSLWGLGLPFALSWVLVPAYLNLLDAPKVVIGITSAFGAVFVPLQLLAIRLIEGRNRKKKVWLTLSVSALSYVVFGVVGFLLPAEARLLRMVLFVVTMAVFFATIALGWTVYWAMITDNCPVRRRGRLLGWRATGMGAAGLAAAPFAQWVYVRLAPEAAFHLSMMIAGGCFLLASACVLLMRDHVEPGRQRRQAKLARVSVVHQTRILLRRLWRTPNYRMFIFFVAVLAAAFSVGPFIVTYSRDVVGSPAGSERFFNLAFLAAYILTGLVVGRVADAWGYRFVAVILAAVGFVTFVLAQAAGTMSTTLLAYLSYSCTLITMPMIVCNMSAELMPRMDPTSLIAGGNILTLPAALLTPVICGRIIDMFRSTGHVWDGHAVVFTIAAALAVVAGLGLALLVQEPRSGRVYIIKALPRV from the coding sequence ATGATGCGACGGGTCGAAGACCAGTATCAGATGGGCCTGATCGCCCCACACGAACAGGTGGTGCTGGGGCATTTTCGGCGGAACGTGGCGGCGGTGGTCGGCGTCGACAGCCTGTGGGGACTCGGCCTGCCCTTCGCCCTTTCGTGGGTGCTGGTCCCGGCGTACCTGAACCTTCTGGACGCTCCGAAGGTCGTGATCGGGATCACCTCCGCATTCGGCGCTGTCTTCGTGCCGTTGCAGCTTCTGGCGATCCGCCTGATCGAAGGGCGCAACCGCAAGAAGAAGGTCTGGCTGACCCTGAGCGTCTCGGCCCTCTCGTACGTCGTGTTCGGGGTGGTGGGGTTTCTGCTGCCGGCGGAGGCAAGGCTGTTGCGAATGGTCCTTTTTGTGGTGACGATGGCGGTGTTTTTCGCCACGATCGCCCTCGGCTGGACCGTCTACTGGGCGATGATCACCGACAACTGCCCGGTTCGCCGTCGCGGGCGTTTGCTGGGCTGGCGGGCCACCGGCATGGGGGCTGCGGGTCTGGCCGCCGCGCCGTTCGCCCAGTGGGTCTACGTCCGGCTGGCGCCTGAAGCCGCCTTTCATCTGTCGATGATGATCGCGGGCGGATGCTTTCTCCTGGCGTCCGCGTGCGTGCTGTTGATGCGGGACCACGTCGAGCCGGGCCGGCAGCGCCGGCAGGCGAAGCTGGCCCGCGTCTCCGTCGTTCACCAGACGCGGATTCTGCTGCGGCGTCTGTGGCGGACGCCCAACTACCGGATGTTCATCTTCTTCGTGGCGGTTCTGGCCGCCGCGTTCTCGGTCGGTCCGTTCATCGTCACGTACAGCCGTGACGTGGTGGGCTCACCGGCGGGCAGCGAGCGGTTTTTCAATCTGGCGTTTCTGGCGGCGTACATTCTGACCGGTCTGGTGGTAGGCCGCGTCGCCGACGCGTGGGGCTACCGCTTTGTGGCGGTGATTCTGGCTGCGGTCGGGTTTGTGACCTTCGTCCTCGCCCAGGCCGCCGGCACGATGTCGACCACGCTGCTGGCCTACCTGTCCTACAGTTGCACGCTGATCACCATGCCGATGATCGTCTGCAACATGAGCGCCGAGCTGATGCCGCGGATGGACCCGACGAGTCTGATCGCGGGCGGAAACATCCTCACGCTCCCAGCCGCCCTGCTCACGCCGGTGATCTGCGGGCGGATCATCGACATGTTCCGCTCGACCGGCCACGTCTGGGACGGCCATGCCGTGGTCTTTACGATCGCCGCGGCGCTGGCCGTGGTCGCTGGGCTGGGTTTGGCCCTGCTCGTCCAGGAGCCGCGATCCGGCCGCGTCTACATCATCAAGGCCCTGCCGCGGGTCTGA